A window from Candidatus Nitrospira neomarina encodes these proteins:
- a CDS encoding NADH-quinone oxidoreductase subunit N, whose amino-acid sequence MTLPLADLVLILPELLIVGMACLILVLDPITPAHKKDLLAWMSLGILVVSSVVTLSGFGERVMAFSDLVVVDSYAVFWKMLLYLVSGLTILLSMGYLKEEKIQLAEYYAFVLLALTGMMVMVSGADLLTIYLGIELMSITLYIMAGFKRFELRSIESSAKYFVLGAFSSGILLYGISIIFGVTGSTRLVEIAAVVNGRGIDDPLVFISLMLLIVGFGFKVAAVPFHMWTPDVYEGAPTSVTAFMAVASKAASFAAFLRVLLEAFGGIKPDWNLLILVICIITVALGNLVAIVQTNVKRMLAYSSIAHAGYALIGVVVAGWAGIEGAVSSQGVSSLMLYLAIYSFMTIGAFSMVAVLRKGGLEGEEIEDFTGLAKRHKGGAFLMLVFMVSLAGIPPTAGFIGKLYLFMAAVNAGLAWLAIIGLIFAAISAFFYLRIVMVMYMREPSSEQELHTRLILSPQVSFVLACAVAGVVLLGIFPGPLVSVADLSSLSLK is encoded by the coding sequence ATGACGCTTCCTCTGGCCGATCTCGTTCTCATTCTTCCTGAATTGCTCATTGTGGGCATGGCCTGTCTGATTCTCGTTCTTGATCCCATTACGCCTGCACACAAAAAAGATCTCCTGGCGTGGATGAGTCTTGGCATTCTGGTAGTCAGCAGCGTGGTGACGCTGAGTGGTTTTGGTGAGCGGGTGATGGCCTTCAGTGATTTAGTGGTCGTGGATTCGTATGCGGTATTTTGGAAAATGTTGCTGTATCTGGTGAGCGGCCTGACCATTTTATTGTCAATGGGGTACCTCAAAGAGGAAAAGATCCAACTCGCGGAATACTACGCATTTGTCCTGTTGGCATTGACCGGAATGATGGTGATGGTATCGGGGGCTGATTTGCTCACGATCTATCTGGGAATCGAACTGATGTCGATTACCCTCTATATTATGGCCGGGTTCAAGCGATTTGAGCTGCGGTCAATCGAATCTTCGGCTAAATATTTTGTGTTGGGAGCCTTTTCCTCAGGAATTTTGCTCTATGGGATTTCGATTATTTTCGGTGTCACTGGAAGTACGCGGCTGGTGGAAATCGCAGCGGTGGTTAATGGGCGCGGGATCGATGACCCGTTGGTCTTCATTTCGCTCATGCTGCTGATCGTGGGATTTGGATTTAAAGTTGCGGCAGTGCCCTTCCATATGTGGACGCCCGATGTGTATGAAGGGGCCCCGACGTCTGTGACGGCGTTTATGGCGGTGGCTTCCAAGGCGGCCAGCTTTGCTGCGTTCCTTCGTGTTCTTCTGGAAGCCTTCGGTGGAATCAAACCGGATTGGAATCTGTTGATCCTGGTTATCTGTATTATCACGGTGGCCCTTGGCAATCTTGTGGCCATTGTTCAGACCAACGTGAAACGGATGCTGGCTTATTCCAGCATTGCCCATGCGGGTTATGCATTGATTGGTGTCGTGGTCGCCGGGTGGGCCGGGATAGAAGGGGCGGTGTCGTCTCAGGGCGTCTCGAGCCTGATGCTCTATCTGGCCATTTATTCGTTTATGACGATAGGCGCATTTTCCATGGTGGCCGTTTTACGGAAGGGTGGCCTGGAAGGCGAGGAAATAGAAGATTTTACCGGATTAGCCAAGCGACATAAGGGTGGCGCGTTTCTCATGTTGGTGTTTATGGTGTCGTTGGCGGGAATTCCTCCCACCGCCGGGTTCATTGGGAAATTGTATCTTTTCATGGCGGCGGTTAATGCCGGATTGGCATGGCTGGCGATCATTGGATTGATCTTTGCCGCCATTTCAGCTTTTTTCTATTTGCGCATTGTCATGGTGATGTATATGCGTGAGCCATCTTCCGAACAGGAATTGCATACCCGATTGATTCTTTCTCCCCAGGTATCGTTTGTGTTGGCTTGCGCCGTTGCCGGTGTGGTTTTACTCGGGATCTTTCCAGGTCCGCTGGTTTCGGTTGCAGACCTTTCCTCTCTCTCCCTGAAATAA
- a CDS encoding EamA family transporter → MSWMYFALLAALSESLKDLLSKQGLRSVSPQLAALAAGATPIPILLSIVLFTDSVPLLGPGYGWALLIGGTLNVLALFQFMRALQSSDLSLAIPFVSFTPLFLLITSPFLVGDIPTTQDIVGIFCIVGGAYVLHIQSIHHGLLAPLFAIFREPGPRRMLSVAFIYSLTSNFDKIGVQNSSPLFWSLSISSVMTIGFLFLLRFLPGKNIAAPRRTTLGTLLLVGLFQTIGLLVHNTALSLGPVPSVIAIKRSSILFAVMWGWMFLKEKYAGERLIGAVLMMIGVVVLGFGQTD, encoded by the coding sequence ATGAGCTGGATGTATTTTGCTCTGTTGGCGGCACTCAGCGAATCCCTGAAAGACCTCCTGAGTAAGCAGGGACTGCGATCCGTCTCCCCTCAACTGGCGGCTTTAGCCGCTGGTGCGACTCCCATTCCCATACTTCTGAGCATTGTCCTGTTCACGGATTCAGTCCCTTTGCTGGGCCCCGGGTATGGGTGGGCACTGCTCATTGGAGGAACATTGAATGTTTTGGCCCTGTTCCAATTCATGAGAGCCTTACAAAGTTCCGATCTGTCCCTGGCCATTCCCTTCGTTTCATTTACTCCTCTTTTTTTATTGATCACCTCACCTTTCCTGGTCGGGGATATCCCGACGACACAGGATATCGTGGGCATCTTCTGTATTGTGGGGGGAGCGTATGTCCTCCACATCCAATCAATACACCATGGTCTTCTTGCGCCATTGTTCGCGATCTTCCGGGAACCGGGTCCAAGGCGAATGCTGTCCGTGGCGTTCATATATAGCCTCACGTCGAATTTTGACAAAATCGGCGTGCAGAATTCCTCTCCTCTCTTTTGGAGCCTCTCCATTTCCAGCGTGATGACGATCGGATTTCTGTTCTTGCTACGATTCCTGCCGGGAAAGAATATTGCCGCTCCTCGCCGGACCACTCTCGGCACCCTGTTGCTCGTCGGCCTCTTTCAGACCATAGGCCTCCTCGTCCACAATACCGCTCTCAGTCTGGGACCGGTTCCTTCCGTCATCGCCATAAAGCGATCGAGTATTCTCTTCGCCGTTATGTGGGGATGGATGTTTTTGAAGGAAAAATACGCAGGGGAGCGGTTGATTGGTGCAGTGTTGATGATGATCGGAGTGGTCGTATTAGGTTTCGGGCAAACGGACTAA
- a CDS encoding ankyrin repeat domain-containing protein: protein MSQSREFTIVKYVMVCIGILLSYALASEWNTFSFSQEPDLLQAIQNRNLPLVQKLVVQGSDVNQRTPQGATPLHFSARSGQFTITRLLLQKGADPEAIYQSEWTPLHFAAKGGHVDIADLLLQHGAPIDGFKGNITPLHIAVQEHHHRMASFLLARGATVQSSFQEGWTALHIAAQTGDADMTRLLLDSGAPIDATNAIGITPLHSAALSGQRNLTHYLLSRGATCSLPSQPLQSPMFTASGQLYAALQEVFQHCPNLLAS, encoded by the coding sequence ATGTCGCAATCACGTGAATTCACCATAGTCAAATATGTGATGGTATGTATTGGCATTCTTCTGTCCTATGCATTGGCGTCAGAGTGGAACACCTTTTCTTTTTCCCAGGAACCCGATCTTCTTCAAGCCATCCAAAATCGCAATTTACCCCTGGTTCAGAAGCTGGTCGTTCAAGGATCCGATGTCAATCAGCGCACCCCACAAGGGGCGACGCCTCTCCATTTTTCCGCAAGATCCGGGCAATTTACGATTACTCGTCTCCTGTTACAAAAAGGAGCAGACCCTGAGGCGATTTATCAGTCCGAATGGACGCCTCTCCATTTCGCCGCGAAGGGAGGACATGTGGATATCGCCGATCTCCTCCTCCAGCACGGTGCGCCCATAGATGGCTTTAAAGGAAACATCACGCCCCTCCACATTGCCGTGCAAGAGCATCACCACCGGATGGCGTCTTTTCTGTTAGCTCGCGGCGCAACCGTTCAATCCTCATTTCAAGAAGGCTGGACGGCACTGCACATCGCCGCACAAACCGGAGATGCCGACATGACTCGCCTACTTCTGGATTCCGGCGCGCCGATCGATGCCACTAATGCCATTGGCATCACGCCCCTCCATTCTGCCGCTCTTTCCGGCCAACGGAATCTGACCCACTATCTACTGTCACGTGGAGCCACTTGTTCTCTTCCCTCACAACCACTCCAAAGCCCCATGTTTACCGCATCCGGCCAACTGTATGCGGCTCTTCAGGAAGTCTTCCAGCACTGTCCTAACCTCCTGGCTTCCTAA
- the purH gene encoding bifunctional phosphoribosylaminoimidazolecarboxamide formyltransferase/IMP cyclohydrolase: MAKLAKALISVSDKTGLEKMAKGLAALDADILSTGGTAKMLRDAGVAVTEVADYTGFPEILNGRVKTLHPKIHGGLLGRRSVDAHVRQMEDQGIEPIDVVIVNLYPFEATIAKPGCTFEEAIENIDIGGPSMLRSAAKNHEDVLVVVDPQDYERVLEALQSGTVSLGLRRELAKKVFDHTARYDSLIANYLTTKLADTSEQKFPSLLCLSYEKVEDLRYGENPHQAGAVYRDRQTKEASLCQAKQLHGKAMSYNNYLDANAALELVKEFDETAVVIVKHNNPCGVAIGDMPVEAYVRARETDPVSAFGGVIACNRNVDLAMAKEITSTFVEVLIAPAFSEEALAELQRKKDLRLLAVGALESAQRDALDMKKIVGGILVQDRDLGSLREMGELSMPSERQPTDYEYQACDFAWKVCKHVKSNAIVFATQTQTVGIGAGQMSRVDSVKLAQMKANLPIKGCVMASDAFFPFRDGIDAAAGAGITAVIQPGGSIRDKEIIQAVDEHKMAMIMTGMRHFRH; the protein is encoded by the coding sequence ATGGCAAAATTGGCAAAGGCGCTGATCAGCGTATCCGATAAAACCGGTCTAGAGAAAATGGCCAAGGGGTTGGCGGCACTTGATGCGGATATTTTGTCGACAGGTGGAACTGCCAAGATGCTCCGGGACGCCGGGGTTGCCGTGACCGAGGTGGCAGATTACACCGGGTTTCCTGAAATCTTGAACGGACGGGTGAAAACGTTACATCCGAAGATTCATGGCGGGTTATTAGGGCGGCGTTCGGTGGATGCGCATGTACGGCAAATGGAAGATCAAGGGATTGAGCCCATTGATGTCGTGATCGTCAATCTTTACCCATTTGAAGCGACCATTGCGAAGCCTGGCTGTACGTTTGAAGAAGCCATTGAAAACATTGATATCGGGGGACCGTCCATGCTCCGGTCGGCGGCCAAGAACCATGAAGATGTCCTGGTGGTAGTCGATCCTCAGGATTATGAGCGGGTCCTGGAAGCCTTGCAGTCGGGAACGGTCTCTTTAGGCTTGCGACGCGAGTTAGCCAAAAAAGTTTTTGACCATACCGCCAGGTATGACAGCCTGATCGCCAATTATCTCACCACCAAGTTAGCCGATACCTCAGAGCAAAAATTCCCCTCGTTGTTGTGTCTGTCGTATGAAAAGGTCGAAGATCTGCGGTATGGAGAGAATCCGCATCAGGCTGGTGCGGTGTACCGGGACCGGCAGACCAAAGAAGCCTCGCTTTGCCAGGCCAAACAACTTCATGGCAAGGCCATGTCTTATAATAATTACTTAGATGCGAATGCGGCGTTGGAACTTGTGAAGGAGTTTGATGAAACGGCGGTCGTCATCGTCAAACACAATAATCCCTGCGGGGTCGCTATCGGGGATATGCCGGTGGAGGCCTATGTCCGGGCGCGAGAAACGGATCCGGTTTCGGCTTTTGGCGGGGTTATTGCCTGTAATCGAAACGTCGATCTGGCCATGGCCAAAGAAATCACCTCGACATTTGTGGAGGTATTGATTGCGCCGGCATTTTCGGAAGAGGCTCTGGCTGAACTTCAACGAAAAAAAGATTTGAGGCTATTAGCGGTGGGTGCGTTGGAAAGTGCTCAACGGGATGCCTTGGACATGAAAAAAATTGTGGGCGGGATCTTAGTGCAGGACCGGGATCTTGGGTCGTTGCGTGAGATGGGTGAATTATCCATGCCAAGTGAACGACAGCCGACCGACTACGAGTATCAAGCCTGCGATTTTGCCTGGAAAGTCTGCAAGCACGTCAAGTCCAATGCCATTGTTTTTGCCACGCAGACCCAAACCGTCGGCATTGGCGCCGGCCAAATGAGCCGGGTTGATTCGGTGAAACTGGCTCAAATGAAAGCGAATCTTCCCATCAAAGGGTGCGTGATGGCTTCCGATGCCTTTTTCCCGTTTCGTGATGGCATTGATGCCGCCGCAGGCGCAGGGATTACCGCCGTGATTCAGCCAGGAGGGTCTATTCGGGATAAGGAGATCATCCAAGCCGTTGATGAGCATAAGATGGCCATGATTATGACGGGCATGCGCCACTTCCGTCATTAA
- the purD gene encoding phosphoribosylamine--glycine ligase has product MNILIIGNGGREHALAWKLAQSPRVGKLFCAPGNAGIAQVAECVSLQVDDIEGLKHFAQTHEINLTVVGPELPLSLGIADEFRKSHLRIFGPTRNAALIESSKSFAKELMVRENIPTPSSRTFDQLEPALLWLESCPLPIVVKADGLAQGKGVIICATRADAREAVRSMLEEQRFGVAGARVVLEEFLEGEELTVMAFADGRTVIPMIPAQDHKRIGEGDTGLNTGGMGAYAPAPLGTPELRQRILDEVLSPAVTGLSRVGSPFYGVLYAGIMVKDGKPYVLEFNSRFGDPETQVVLPLLKTDLLDVLEAVVEHRLDQLHVEWHNQAAVCVVLTSGGYPGSYQTGLPITGLPEKESKSVMVFHAGTSYVNEKIVTNGGRVLGVTGIDSTLAGARNHAHQALAPIKFEGRYFRSDIGHRVLQVSS; this is encoded by the coding sequence GTGAACATTTTAATCATAGGCAACGGTGGCCGCGAGCATGCCCTGGCATGGAAGCTTGCCCAATCCCCACGTGTGGGGAAACTTTTTTGTGCCCCGGGCAATGCGGGGATCGCCCAGGTAGCCGAATGTGTGTCACTTCAGGTCGATGACATTGAAGGGCTTAAGCACTTTGCCCAAACCCACGAGATCAACCTCACGGTGGTCGGACCCGAGCTGCCGCTCTCCCTCGGCATCGCCGACGAATTCCGAAAATCGCACTTGAGGATTTTTGGCCCCACTCGCAATGCGGCTCTTATTGAATCCAGCAAATCGTTTGCCAAAGAACTCATGGTGCGGGAAAACATTCCCACCCCTTCTTCCCGCACATTTGACCAGCTGGAGCCGGCTTTACTCTGGCTTGAATCCTGCCCCCTCCCGATCGTGGTGAAAGCCGATGGACTGGCGCAAGGGAAGGGGGTCATCATCTGTGCGACCAGGGCGGATGCCCGTGAAGCGGTTCGCAGCATGCTGGAGGAGCAGCGTTTTGGAGTCGCCGGCGCCCGGGTGGTGCTGGAAGAATTTCTTGAGGGAGAAGAACTCACTGTCATGGCCTTTGCCGATGGCCGAACGGTCATCCCTATGATCCCCGCCCAGGATCATAAGCGAATCGGTGAAGGGGACACGGGTCTGAATACTGGAGGGATGGGGGCCTATGCGCCGGCTCCATTGGGAACACCGGAACTCCGTCAGCGTATTCTTGATGAAGTGCTGTCTCCGGCGGTGACCGGGTTGTCCCGGGTGGGGAGTCCGTTTTACGGCGTGTTATATGCGGGGATTATGGTGAAGGATGGCAAACCCTATGTATTGGAATTTAACTCCCGCTTTGGCGATCCCGAAACTCAAGTGGTCCTGCCACTCTTAAAAACAGATTTATTAGACGTGCTTGAAGCCGTGGTCGAACATCGTTTGGACCAACTGCATGTTGAGTGGCACAATCAGGCAGCGGTGTGCGTGGTGTTGACCTCCGGCGGATATCCCGGGTCCTACCAAACGGGATTGCCGATTACCGGCCTCCCGGAAAAAGAGTCGAAGTCGGTCATGGTGTTCCACGCCGGGACCTCCTATGTTAATGAAAAGATTGTCACGAATGGCGGGAGAGTCTTAGGCGTGACCGGGATTGATTCAACCCTGGCCGGTGCCAGAAATCATGCTCATCAGGCACTCGCTCCGATTAAATTTGAAGGCCGGTATTTCCGTTCAGACATTGGCCACCGCGTGCTGCAGGTTTCATCCTGA
- a CDS encoding L-threonylcarbamoyladenylate synthase: MATVLQLNSPPQPQLIHQVAQCLQEGGVVAVPTDSFYALSVSPFNEMALKRLMDIKGERSHKPFPVLVGDPSQLDWLTEVIPDVARTLMKEFWPGLLTLILQARPTLSPILTGGQGTIGVRQPNDPRVCELMTHIGPLTGTSANRSGQPPAQSAGDVMEHLGAVVDVVVDGGPAPGGQPSTVLQILPELCILRQGAISRLKLQEVLDRNEKPIS; encoded by the coding sequence GTGGCCACGGTTCTCCAACTCAATTCCCCACCACAGCCTCAACTGATTCATCAGGTTGCGCAATGCCTGCAAGAGGGCGGAGTCGTCGCTGTGCCGACCGACAGCTTTTACGCGCTGTCGGTCAGTCCCTTCAATGAAATGGCATTAAAGCGGCTGATGGATATCAAAGGCGAACGCAGCCACAAACCCTTTCCGGTGTTAGTGGGTGACCCATCGCAACTGGACTGGCTGACGGAAGTGATTCCCGATGTCGCTCGAACACTCATGAAAGAGTTCTGGCCGGGTTTGCTCACGTTGATCCTGCAGGCTCGTCCCACTCTTTCGCCTATCCTGACCGGCGGACAGGGAACCATAGGTGTCCGGCAACCGAATGATCCACGAGTTTGCGAACTCATGACGCACATCGGGCCGCTCACCGGCACCAGCGCCAATCGAAGCGGACAGCCGCCGGCGCAATCCGCGGGAGATGTGATGGAACATTTGGGGGCAGTGGTTGATGTGGTTGTCGATGGCGGACCTGCGCCGGGAGGTCAACCCTCCACGGTGCTACAAATTCTGCCGGAACTCTGCATCCTTCGTCAGGGGGCCATTTCCCGCCTGAAACTTCAAGAAGTCCTTGACCGTAACGAAAAACCCATTTCCTAG
- a CDS encoding AbrB/MazE/SpoVT family DNA-binding domain-containing protein, whose amino-acid sequence MASIATTKLSSKGQVVIPEEIRKQLGLKEGDQFVVVGQDDAVILKSIKKPVLNEFDSLIDKARRQARDARLKRSDIGKAIAKVRTAS is encoded by the coding sequence ATGGCATCTATAGCCACAACAAAACTTTCATCCAAGGGCCAAGTCGTCATTCCGGAAGAGATACGAAAGCAACTGGGTTTAAAGGAAGGCGATCAATTTGTGGTAGTGGGGCAAGATGACGCGGTCATTCTGAAAAGCATAAAAAAGCCCGTCTTGAATGAATTTGATTCGCTAATCGATAAGGCCAGGCGGCAAGCGAGGGACGCCAGGTTGAAGCGTTCAGACATTGGGAAGGCCATTGCCAAAGTCAGAACCGCATCATGA
- a CDS encoding putative toxin-antitoxin system toxin component, PIN family: MRLVLDTNVFISGVFFAGPPFDILKSWRVGQVEIVVSAEILDEYRRVGVELSEKYTAVDLTPFLELLISHAIVVHAPPLDERVCSDPDDDKFMACALAGGSKFICSGDKALLKISGYKGISVVTPRVFVDRYLPHKK, encoded by the coding sequence ATGAGGCTCGTCCTTGACACCAATGTCTTTATTTCTGGTGTGTTTTTCGCTGGACCGCCTTTTGACATTCTGAAATCTTGGAGAGTTGGCCAAGTTGAAATTGTCGTCTCTGCTGAAATTCTGGACGAATACCGACGAGTTGGTGTTGAGCTGTCCGAGAAATACACAGCCGTTGACCTTACTCCGTTTCTCGAGCTTCTGATCTCCCATGCCATCGTCGTTCATGCACCCCCTTTGGATGAGCGTGTGTGCTCCGATCCTGATGATGATAAATTTATGGCTTGTGCTCTGGCAGGCGGGTCAAAATTTATTTGTAGTGGTGATAAAGCCCTCTTGAAGATATCGGGATACAAGGGGATTTCGGTCGTGACACCCAGAGTATTCGTGGATCGATACCTGCCACACAAGAAATAA
- a CDS encoding VOC family protein codes for MKIVEFAFIVYPATDLARSCAFYEGVLGLTSATSMDLADGFWVEYEIGPHTLAIGKEPFLKASGDGPQLVLEVDDFDKTIEHLRHHNVPFALEPFDLPHCRAAIVLDPDGNKLGIHKRKA; via the coding sequence ATGAAGATTGTTGAATTTGCTTTTATTGTATATCCGGCCACGGATCTGGCGCGGTCCTGTGCCTTTTATGAGGGCGTTCTCGGGCTTACCAGCGCGACTTCCATGGATCTCGCCGACGGATTCTGGGTCGAGTATGAGATCGGTCCTCACACGCTCGCCATCGGCAAAGAACCATTCCTGAAGGCATCGGGCGATGGTCCTCAGCTTGTGTTGGAAGTGGATGACTTCGACAAGACGATAGAACATCTCAGACATCACAACGTGCCGTTCGCCCTTGAGCCTTTCGACCTTCCTCACTGCCGGGCAGCCATTGTCCTGGACCCCGACGGTAATAAGCTCGGTATTCATAAACGAAAGGCCTAA
- a CDS encoding SDR family oxidoreductase, with product MKTRLLVTGGAGFLGNHLLRRANQFVAAGTLHVTPSTSLPGVTFHVCDLQSPEEVRILMDRVQPDVIIHTACSEQGKGIEAILPAAGLLAMQSSERNIRFIHLSTDQVFDGTSAPYTEKSPTNPINPYGHAKAQAEELIRSLNPKATIIRTSLLYDLCTPDRQTTRLIKATQTGEPYRLFMDELRCPVWVENLAEVLLEVATKDVPGLVHLGGPESLNRWDLGMGLLQHFGITQTSSIQQGTIEESGLVRPKNLTMDSTRAQQLLQTPLLSLQEARKMAATSKI from the coding sequence ATGAAAACACGTCTCCTCGTCACCGGCGGAGCAGGCTTTTTAGGAAATCACCTCCTACGTCGCGCCAATCAATTTGTCGCAGCCGGAACGCTGCACGTCACACCCTCCACATCCCTTCCCGGCGTCACCTTTCATGTGTGTGATCTCCAAAGCCCTGAGGAAGTTCGAATCCTCATGGATCGTGTGCAACCAGACGTCATTATTCATACCGCCTGCTCGGAGCAGGGAAAAGGCATTGAAGCGATCCTCCCTGCAGCAGGACTCCTCGCCATGCAATCGTCGGAACGAAATATTCGCTTCATTCACCTCTCGACAGATCAAGTCTTTGATGGGACTTCAGCGCCCTATACCGAAAAGAGCCCCACGAACCCCATCAACCCCTATGGCCATGCCAAAGCCCAGGCGGAGGAACTCATCCGCTCCCTGAACCCGAAGGCCACCATTATCCGCACCTCGTTGCTCTATGATTTGTGCACGCCGGACCGGCAGACGACACGCTTAATCAAGGCCACACAAACCGGCGAACCGTATCGCTTGTTCATGGATGAACTTCGCTGTCCCGTCTGGGTGGAAAATCTTGCCGAAGTGTTACTGGAAGTCGCCACCAAAGATGTGCCAGGGCTCGTACATCTCGGGGGCCCTGAAAGCCTGAACCGGTGGGATTTGGGGATGGGGTTGCTCCAGCACTTTGGGATCACACAGACATCGTCTATTCAACAGGGAACCATCGAAGAATCCGGACTGGTCCGCCCCAAAAACCTCACCATGGACTCCACTCGCGCTCAACAGCTCCTCCAAACACCGCTTCTCTCGCTACAAGAAGCCCGCAAGATGGCAGCTACATCCAAAATTTGA
- the ltaE gene encoding low-specificity L-threonine aldolase produces the protein MQKIDLRSDTVTKPTPAMREAMAQAEVGDDVYGEDPTVNRLEAMAAEMLGKEAAVFVPSGVMGNQLALRLHTRPGDEVIVDSTSHLIRYEGGSASSLSGVQLVCVPGDRGRLSPESVEAAIRPKGLHNPPTTLVCLEQTHNVGGGSIYSLELIHQIAELARTHGLALHLDGARLFNAVVSTGVAAADYARPFDTVSFCLSKGLGAPVGSMVVSDAARVQTLRRLRKVFGGGMRQVGILAAAGVYALEHHIARLAEDHVNAHYLATLLEDIPGVVVDVKAVETNMVMFQVPHSSKTTDTLLADCREAGVLLNAMGDRAFRVVTHLDVNHEDMVAAGRVFRQVFSAAV, from the coding sequence ATGCAGAAGATTGATTTGCGCAGTGATACCGTGACGAAACCAACGCCCGCCATGCGGGAGGCGATGGCTCAGGCCGAGGTGGGCGATGATGTGTATGGAGAAGATCCGACCGTGAATCGATTAGAAGCCATGGCCGCTGAAATGTTAGGCAAGGAGGCCGCGGTGTTTGTTCCCTCAGGGGTAATGGGAAATCAATTGGCTCTCCGCTTGCACACGCGACCCGGAGATGAAGTGATTGTGGATAGTACATCCCATCTCATTCGCTATGAAGGGGGATCGGCATCTTCTCTCTCCGGTGTCCAATTGGTTTGCGTGCCGGGTGATCGCGGTCGCCTTTCGCCGGAATCGGTTGAAGCCGCCATTCGGCCAAAAGGACTTCATAACCCTCCAACCACGTTGGTGTGTCTGGAGCAGACGCATAATGTGGGTGGCGGATCGATTTATTCCTTGGAGCTTATCCATCAAATTGCAGAGCTGGCCCGCACCCATGGATTGGCCCTGCATTTGGATGGTGCTCGGTTGTTCAATGCCGTGGTCTCAACCGGTGTGGCGGCTGCTGACTATGCCCGTCCCTTTGATACGGTGTCGTTTTGTTTGTCGAAAGGTTTGGGTGCTCCCGTCGGGTCGATGGTGGTGTCGGATGCGGCCCGTGTTCAAACATTGCGCCGTCTTCGCAAAGTGTTTGGCGGAGGGATGCGGCAGGTGGGCATTCTGGCCGCTGCCGGTGTGTATGCACTTGAGCATCATATTGCCCGATTGGCTGAGGATCATGTGAATGCGCATTATCTGGCGACACTCTTGGAAGACATCCCGGGTGTGGTCGTTGATGTCAAGGCAGTGGAGACCAATATGGTGATGTTTCAGGTCCCCCATTCTTCTAAAACGACCGACACGTTGTTAGCTGACTGCCGGGAGGCCGGAGTCCTGTTGAATGCCATGGGGGATCGGGCGTTTCGGGTGGTGACGCATTTGGATGTCAATCATGAAGATATGGTTGCTGCCGGGAGGGTGTTCAGGCAGGTTTTTTCAGCCGCGGTGTGA